The following nucleotide sequence is from Myxococcus stipitatus.
CCTGTGGAGGAGGCGCCGCGCGGCGCAGCGGGAGAAGGAGAAGGGCGCCACCGGACGCCCCAGCGCGGCGGACCAGTTCCGCATCCGCACGGAGCTGCTCGACGCCACCGCCCAGTTCGAGGAGGCGAAGCGCAGGCTCGCGGCCCGCGAGTTCGCGGGCGCGTTCGAGTACTTCGAGTACGCCTGTGACATCGAGCCCCGGCCGCTGTACCAGGCCCACCGCGCCTGGGCGCGCTACCTCCTGAAGCCGGAGGCCCACGGCCGGCTCGTCCTCCAGGAGCTCCAGGAGCTCACCCGCCAGGAGCCCGCCCTCGAGGAGGGCTGGGCCTTCCTGGGCGAGGTCGCCCAGGGCGAGGGCCAGTGGGCCCTGGCCGAGGAGGCCTTCCGCAAGGCCTTCAAGCTCAACCCCAAGAACCGTCGCTACGTCGACCTCGTCCAGGAGCTCGTCAAGCGGCGCTAGCCACGTCGTCGCGCGTCAGGCCGCCGAGCGGGCGTGCGGGAACGACGGTTGTCGCGCCTCTTGGGAATCGCGGCCGTCGAGAGTGTTCGAGGACCCATCGGTCAGGTGGCCAGTGGTGGTTCTCCGCATCGGTCAGGTGGCCGGAGCGGGCTTCTTCGGGTGGATTTTTCCCCGAGGGGTGATGTCCTCTACGCCGCGTGCTCGTCGACGTGAAGAATGTCGCGTGGGGCGGGCAACATTTGGCCCGCGATTCGCGAGATCTGATTGTCAGTGTAACTTCGTTGGCCCCCAGGGCGTGCGGTAGTCTTCCATCCATGCGAGGCCGGATGCTTTCCCCTCTCCTCAAAAAGCAATCAGGTCAGGCCGCGGTGGAGTCCGCCATCGTGTTGCCGCTGTTCGTGTTCCTCATCCTGGGGACGTTGCAGCTGGGGCTGATGCACCAGGCGCGGCTGCTGACGAAGTACGCGGCCTACAAGGCGGTGCGGGCCGGGTCGCTGCACAGCGCCAAGGTGAAGGAGATGGAGGCGGCGGCGCTCGCGGTGCTGCTGCCCATCCTCAGCGCCCGGTCCGGCGGCCCCAAGGGCGCCGAGTACGTGCGCCCCGTGGGCAGCGGCCAGGAGTTCACCGAGAAGTGGAACGAGATGCGCAACAACCAGATGCAGGGCATCGGGTTGAAGTACGCGGAGGTCACCATCTGCGGCCCCTCCAAGGAGGAGATCTCCGGCGGCGAGGAGTTCGACTTCGACCTGCCCGACAACGTCAGTTCGGAGGACGGCTGGCGGGCCAACCACCGCACCAAGCTGCGCATCCAGGTCACGCTCAACTTCCGGCTCGTCGTCCCGTTCGCGGACTGGGTCA
It contains:
- a CDS encoding TadE/TadG family type IV pilus assembly protein, encoding MRGRMLSPLLKKQSGQAAVESAIVLPLFVFLILGTLQLGLMHQARLLTKYAAYKAVRAGSLHSAKVKEMEAAALAVLLPILSARSGGPKGAEYVRPVGSGQEFTEKWNEMRNNQMQGIGLKYAEVTICGPSKEEISGGEEFDFDLPDNVSSEDGWRANHRTKLRIQVTLNFRLVVPFADWVIYQSARAREIPMMLRMGKLKDEEKQKTQGRKFGGAATGESPYETAAGQGIYIMPIRATYNMRMQSSIFMNQAPIPEKNECVLPFSY